The proteins below come from a single Corvus cornix cornix isolate S_Up_H32 chromosome 23, ASM73873v5, whole genome shotgun sequence genomic window:
- the KAT7 gene encoding histone acetyltransferase KAT7: protein MQRRKRNAGSSSDGTEDSDFSTDPEHTDSSESDGTSRRSARVTRSSARLSQSSQDSSPVRNPPAFGPDEPVYSTRRVTRSQQQPAPVTPKKYPLRQTRSSGSETEQAVDFSDRDTKNAADHDESPPRTPTGNAPSSESDIDISSPNVSHDESIAKDMSMKDSGSDLSHRPKRRRFHESYNFNMKCPTPGCNSLGHLTGKHERHFSISGCPLYHNLSADECKVRAQSRDKQIEERMLAHRQDDNNRHATRHQAPTERQLRYKEKVAELRKKRNSGLSKEQKEKYMEHRQTYGNTREPLLENLTSEYDLELFRRAQARASEDLEKLRLQGQITEGSNMIKTIAFGRYELDTWYHSPYPEEYARLGRLYMCEFCLKYMKSQTILRRHMAKCVWKHPPGDEIYRKGSISVFEVDGKKNKIYCQNLCLLAKLFLDHKTLYYDVEPFLFYVMTEADNTGCHLIGYFSKEKNSFLNYNVSCILTMPQYMRQGYGKMLIDFSYLLSKVEEKVGSPERPLSDLGLISYRSYWKEVLLRYLHNFQGKEISIKEISQETAVNPVDIVSTLQALQMLKYWKGKHLVLKRQDLIDEWIAKEAKRSNSNKTMDPSCLKWTPPKGT, encoded by the exons ACTCCAGCCCCGTGCGGAACCCGCCGGCGTTCGGGCCGGACGAGCCCGTGTACTCCACGCGGAGGGTGACgcgcagccagcagcagccagcccccGTCACCCCCAAGAAATACCCGCTGAGACAGACGCGCTCCTCCGGCTCCGAGACCGAGCAGGCCGTGGATTTCTCGGACAGAG ACACCAAAAATGCGGCGGATCACGACGAGTCCCCGCCCCGCACCCCCACCGGGAACGCGCCGTCCTCGGAGTCCGACATCGACATCTCCAGCCCCAACGTGTCCCACGACGAGAGCATCGCCAAGGACATGTCCATGAAGGACTCGGGCAGTGACCTGTCCCACCGGCCCAAGCGCCGCCGCTTCCACGAGAGCTACAACTTCAACATGAAATGTCCCACTCCCGGCTGCAACTCCCTAG GACATCTGACTGGGAAACACGAGCGCCACTTCTCCATCTCGGGGTGCCCTCTCTACCACAACCTCTCGGCAGATGAGTGCAAG GTGCGAGCCCAGAGCCGGGACAAGCAGATTGAGGAGCGAATGTTGGCCCACAGGCAGGACGACAACAACAGGCACGCCACCAGGCACCAG GCTCCCacagagaggcagctgaggtACAAAGAGAAGGTGGCTGAGCTCAGGAAGAAGAGGAACTCGGGGCTGAGcaaggagcagaaggagaaatACATG gagcacaggcagaCCTACGGCAACACCAGGGAGCCTCTCCTGGAGAACCTGACCAGCGAGTACGACCTGGAGCTGTTCCGGAGGGCTCAGGCCCGGGCGTCCGAGGACCTG gagaagctgaggcTGCAGGGGCAGATCACCGAGGGCAGCAACATGATCAAGACCATCGCGTTCGGGCGCTACGAGCTGGACACGTGGTACCACTCGCCCTACCCCGAGGAGTACGCGCGCCTCGGCCGCCTCTACATGTGCGAGTTCTGCCTCAAGTACATGAAGAGCCAGACCATCCTGCGCAGGCACATG GCAAAGTGTGTCTGGAAGCATCCCCCCGGTGATGAAATCTACCGCAAGGGCTCCATCTCCGTGTTCGAGGTGGACGGGAAGAAGAACAAG ATCTACTGTCAGAACCTGTGTCTGCTGGCAAAGCTTTTCCTGGACCACAAAACCCTTTATTATGATGTTGAACCCTTCCTCTTCTACGTCATGACCGAGGCTGACAACACTGGCTGCCACCTGATCGGGTATTTCTCCAAG GAGAAGAATTCCTTCCTCAACTACAACGTGTCCTGCATCCTGACCATGCCCCAGTACATGAGACAAGGCTATGGCAAAATGCTCATCGACTTCA gCTATTTGCTGTCGAAAGTAGAAGAAAAGGTTGGCTCCCCAGAACGTCCCCTGTCTGACCTGGGCCTGATCAGCTACAGGAGCTACTGGAAGGAGGTTCTGCTGCGCTACCTGCACAACTTCCAGGGCAAGGAGATCTCCATCAAAG AGATCAGCCAGGAGACCGCAGTGAACCCCGTGGACATCGTGAGCACCCTGCAGGCCCTGCAGATGCTCAAGTACTGGAAGGGCAAACACCTGGTCCTCAAACGACAG gatCTGATTGATGAGTGGATTGCCAAGGAGGCCAAGAGGTCCAACAGCAACAAGACCATGGATCCCAGCTGCCTGAAGTGGACCCCTCCCAAGGGCACCTAA